One genomic region from Kineobactrum salinum encodes:
- the tatA gene encoding twin-arginine translocase TatA/TatE family subunit, with translation MGLSFWQIALVVVLFLLLFGRGKIPQLMTDLAQGIKSFKKGVEADEPEQARSDDRLTGTIDTRPQPANTRPVEEN, from the coding sequence ATGGGACTGAGTTTCTGGCAGATTGCGTTGGTGGTGGTTCTGTTCCTGCTGTTGTTCGGCCGGGGCAAGATTCCACAACTGATGACGGACCTGGCGCAGGGCATCAAGAGCTTCAAGAAGGGTGTGGAAGCAGACGAGCCGGAGCAGGCCAGGAGCGATGATCGTTTGACCGGGACAATAGACACCCGGCCTCAGCCGGCAAACACCCGACCAGTCGAAGAAAACTAG